A window of Clostridioides sp. ES-S-0010-02 genomic DNA:
GTTATATGATGAAGATGATGAATTTGTTCAAGCAGCATACAAAGGATTAAAAGAAGCTGGAATAGATTCAGAAATAACTCAATATTCATTCTGTACAAATGGAAGCCATTATGCAGGTGAGGCTGGGATAAGAACTATAGGATTTGGTCCTTCTAAAGAAAATCTTGCTCATACAATAGATGAACATATAGAGTTAGACCAATTATTCAAAGGTGCAGAAGGATATTATGGAATATTAAAATCAGTTTATAAAAAATAATTAGGAGATGGTTTTGTGAGAACTTTAATAAAACATGGGCTTATAGTAGATGGAAATAAAACACCAGCATATGAAGGGGATATTTTAATAGAAAACGAAAAAATATTAAAAATATCACAGGATTTAAACGAAGAAGCTGACAAAGTTATAGATGCAAAAGGTAGAGTTATATGTCCAGGTTTCATAGATACTCATAGCCATTCAGACCTAGTGATTTTGGTTAATCCATATAATGAGGTAAAGATTAGACAGGGAATTACAACAGAAGTGTTGGGCCAAGATGGAATATCTATGGCCCCTCTACCTCAAGAGCATATATCTTCTTGGAGAAAAAATTTAGCAGGCCTAGATGGTGAAAGTGATGAAATTGATTGGAAATATGAAACAACAGAAAACTATTTAAAAATGATGGATGAAAATGGGGTAGGGTTAAATGAAACTTATTTAGTACCTCATGGAAATGTAAGAATGGAAGCAATGGGGCTTGAAGATAGACCTGCCACTAAAGAGGAAATTCAAAAGATGTGTGAAATCACAGAAAGAGAATTAAGGGCAGGAGCTATAGGATTATCAACTGGACTTATATATATACCTTGTGCGTATTCATTGACAGAAGAAATTATAGAGATGTGTAAAGTAGTAGCAAAATACGATGGAGTATTTGTGGTTCATCAAAGAAGTGAAGCAGATACAATTTTAACATCAATGGAAGAAATTATAGAAATTGGAAAGCAATCAGGAGTAAAAGTTCACTTCTCACACTTTAAGGTTTGTGGTAAATCAAATTGGAAGTATATACCTCAAGTTATAGAACTTTTAGAAAAAGCAGAAAAAGAAGGTATAAGAGTATCATTTGACCAATATCCTTATGCAGCTGGAAGTACAATGCTTGGAGTAGTTTTACCTCCATGGGCACATTCGGGAGGAACTGATAAATTAATAGAAAGATTAAGTGATGAAAACGAAAGAGCAAAAATGAAAAAAGATATAGCAAATGGAATCGAAGGTTGGGATAACTTTATAGAATTTGCTGGAATAGACCAAATTTTTGTAACAAGTGTAAAGACAGAAAAAAATCAAGATACAATTGGTAAGAGCCTGCTAGAAATTGGAAAGATGAGAGGTAAAGACCCATTAGATGCAACGTTTGATTTATTAAAAGAAGAAGAAAATGCAGTTGGAATGGTAGATTTCTATGGATTGGAAGAACATATAATAGGTTTTATGAAAAGAGACGAGCAAAATGTATGTACAGATGGTCTTTTAGCAGGTAAGCCACATCCAAGAGCATATGGTTCTTTCCCTAAAATACTAGGAAGATATGTTAGAGAATTAAATGTACTAACAGTTGAAGAAGCTGTTTATAAAATGACTAAAAAAGCAGCAGTAAGCTTTAGTATAAAAGATAGAGGTGAACTAAAAGAAGGATATTTTGCAGACTTAGTTATATTTGACAAGGATACTGTTAGTGGATGTGATGATTTTATCAATTCCATGCAATATCCGACAGGTATAGATTATGTAATTATAAATGGAAATTGTGTTGTTGAAGAAGGAAAATACAATAAAATTAAAGCAGGAAAAGTACTTAAAAATTAAATCTTAGCTTTAAGGAGGAATAAATTTATGATTTTAGTGGGGAATGGGAGGCTAATAAGCCAAGATTCTTTAAATCCCTATATGGAAGATGGATGTGTTGTAATAAATGACAATCTGATTGAAGATATAGGTACTACTGAGGAAATGAAAGCGAAATATCCAGGACATGAATTTATAGATGCAGGCAAGAAGATAATCATGCCTGGTCTAATAAATTCACATATGCATATATACAGTTCATTTGCTAGAGGTATGGCAGTTCCAGGAAAACCATCTGAAAATTTTTTAGAAATATTAAACAATTTATGGTGGAGACTTGATAAACAACTTACACTAGAAGATACAAAATACAGTGCATATGC
This region includes:
- a CDS encoding D-aminoacylase, with translation MRTLIKHGLIVDGNKTPAYEGDILIENEKILKISQDLNEEADKVIDAKGRVICPGFIDTHSHSDLVILVNPYNEVKIRQGITTEVLGQDGISMAPLPQEHISSWRKNLAGLDGESDEIDWKYETTENYLKMMDENGVGLNETYLVPHGNVRMEAMGLEDRPATKEEIQKMCEITERELRAGAIGLSTGLIYIPCAYSLTEEIIEMCKVVAKYDGVFVVHQRSEADTILTSMEEIIEIGKQSGVKVHFSHFKVCGKSNWKYIPQVIELLEKAEKEGIRVSFDQYPYAAGSTMLGVVLPPWAHSGGTDKLIERLSDENERAKMKKDIANGIEGWDNFIEFAGIDQIFVTSVKTEKNQDTIGKSLLEIGKMRGKDPLDATFDLLKEEENAVGMVDFYGLEEHIIGFMKRDEQNVCTDGLLAGKPHPRAYGSFPKILGRYVRELNVLTVEEAVYKMTKKAAVSFSIKDRGELKEGYFADLVIFDKDTVSGCDDFINSMQYPTGIDYVIINGNCVVEEGKYNKIKAGKVLKN